In one window of Leptospira sp. GIMC2001 DNA:
- the trhA gene encoding PAQR family membrane homeostasis protein TrhA codes for MKKIAKKKVSTKSKPKQKRKLSQAPTSLPSQTKRSRTRVAHHRRRLSRSFRHELANLVSHGIGAGMAIAGTIFLILKGMEDSYSLKIFSFILYGSSITILYLASTFYHALPSPNAKKIFRRIDHASIFLAIAGSYSPITLVSLNGSLGWLLFGIVWLLAIAGIFYKSFFINGREYISLSLYILMGWMIVFAIKPMLSAMEPAGLWLLVAGGLSYTFGTIFYSMERMPYHHLVWHLFVMAGSIFHFIAIYNYVK; via the coding sequence TTGAAAAAAATTGCCAAAAAAAAAGTCTCTACTAAATCAAAACCCAAACAAAAGCGAAAACTATCTCAAGCACCGACATCTTTGCCATCGCAGACGAAAAGATCGAGAACCAGAGTTGCACACCATCGCAGAAGACTCAGTCGTAGTTTTCGCCATGAACTAGCGAATTTGGTATCTCATGGAATAGGTGCTGGTATGGCAATTGCTGGAACAATTTTTCTAATCTTGAAAGGAATGGAAGATTCATATTCTCTAAAAATATTTTCATTCATCTTATACGGATCATCAATAACAATTTTATATTTGGCTTCAACTTTCTATCATGCTCTTCCTTCACCCAATGCTAAAAAAATATTCCGAAGAATTGATCATGCTTCTATATTTTTAGCAATAGCTGGATCCTATTCTCCAATAACTCTCGTTAGCTTAAATGGATCATTAGGTTGGCTTCTATTCGGAATTGTTTGGTTATTAGCAATTGCTGGAATTTTTTACAAAAGCTTCTTTATCAATGGAAGAGAATATATTTCCCTATCATTGTACATCCTCATGGGATGGATGATCGTATTTGCGATTAAACCAATGCTTTCTGCAATGGAACCCGCTGGCCTATGGCTATTGGTCGCAGGTGGACTCTCCTATACATTTGGAACAATTTTTTATTCCATGGAAAGAATGCCTTATCATCATTTGGTCTGGCATTTATTTGTAATGGCTGGTTC